The following DNA comes from Nitrospirota bacterium.
TTTGCGCCGCCGAAGATCACAACGACTATAACCAGTATCACTATCAGTTCTGTTGCTCCAAGACCAAACATATTATCCTCCTTCTGACAATATCAATATTTGAGTTCAGTATATCCGATGATGTAAATAAAGGTTCACATCTTCAGGTGTATTAAGGTTAATAAATGACCTTGCTCCAGCGTCAAGCTTATTCACCTCATCGGAATTGATGTATTTTACCTTTTTGCCTGTTAAAAAATCTTTCAGCCCTTTTTTGCCGGTGAGAAGAGATTTCTCCATAGAAAACAGCAGGCTCCTCGAATAAAATGCAAATAGAGGCTCTGCGTAATTCCCCCCCTTAGCAAGGGGGGGATGGGGGGGGAAAGGAGATTCCGGCACCACGGCATCATGCTTCCCTCTCATCCCGGCCATGTATGTAATAAGCTCCCTGTTTATGAAAGGCATATCGCAGGCTGAGACAAATATCCATTGAGTTGATGAATTGAGCAGAGCCGTAAAGATGCCTGTCATCGGCCCTCTTATATCATAGATATCACCAAGCATGGGTGTGTCAAGATGCGCGTAGAATTCAGGCTGGTTAGTGACAATAAAATTCTTCTCAAAGAGCTTCCCGAGTGTCTGAATGTTTCCCTTAATAATAGTTTTCCCGTCAACCTCAATGAAGGACTTCAGAACAGGCATCCGGGTGTTCTCGCCGCCTGCGAGGATAACGCCTGTACAGTTATTGATAAATTCAGACAAAGGAGATCACTTTTTTAAGGCTTGTATTATATAGTGCGCAACTAAAGAGACTTTAGAGGTTTCACCGCTATCCATTGCTTTCAACTCGGCAATGCTGCTCTTTAGTTCATCTTCACCGATCACTATCACATTCTTTGCCTTGATGCGGTTGGCCTTTTTCATCTGGCTGCGGATTGAGGCTTGCTCGTAATTTATCTCGATCCATTTGCCCTTTTTTCGCAACTGATCAGCAAGCGCCAATGCTGCCTCAGCCGCTTCTCTGCCAAGTGTGCAGATGAATATATCAGGCCCTTCATGGGCTTCCATTGAATCTTTTATAAGTTGACCAATCCTCTCCATGCCTATGGCAAAACCAATGCCCGGAGTTGGGGGGCCGCCGAATTCCTTAACAAGCCCGTCATATCTTCCGCCAGCCGCGACGGCATTCTGGCTTCCGAGTGATTCGCTTGTTACCTCAAAGGCGGTCTTTGTGTAGTAGTCAAGCCCCCTTATAAGGTCAGGGTTGATCGTGTGCGGAACATTTAGCAGTTTCAGGTAATGTTTAAGATCCTTGAAATGTTCATTGCATCCCGCGCAGAGATGATCGATAACAGTAGGAGAACCTTCTCTCTCTTTTATACATGCCGGCACTTTACAGTCAAGGATCCTTAAGGGATTTTTATTAAAGCGCCTATTGCAGTCGTCACAGAAATTTTCCAATTTACCCTGTAGATGATCCTTCAGAGCTGCTATATAAGAAGGCCTGCATTGGGGGCAGCCTATGGAGTTAACCTGAAAATTCAGGTTTTTAAGGCCTATGCCTTCAAGTATCTGTGAGAGCATGGCGATTATCTCTGCATCTGCCTTCGGGTCCTCAACTCCGAGCGCCTCTGCCCCTATCTGGTAGAACTGCCTCTGCCTACCGGCCTGCGGGCGTTCATAACGGAACATCGGGCCCATGTAGTAATACTTTTGAGGAGCCGGCTCGTTGTAAAGATGGTGTTCAACATAAGCCCTGATAAACGGCGCTGTGCCTTCGGGCCTCAGCGTTACGCTCCGGCCTCCCTTGTCAGTAAAGGTGTACATCTCCTTCTCAACAATATCCGAAGTCTCGCCGATACTCCTTGTGAATATATCGGTCGGCTCGATTATCGGAAGCCTTATCTCGAAGAAGCCGTGGTTCTTAAATATGTCTCTGGATACAGCCTCTATCTTGTGCCAGATGAAGATGTCAGGCGGGCATACATCCAGAATGCCTTTAAGGCTTTTAAACTTCATCCGGCCTCTCTTCCTCGCGTTTCTTGTCAAATTCCAGCATGCTCATATGGCTTTCTATAAGCCGCCTGAGCTCTTCCTTAAAATGGGTCCTTACGCCTTTCAGGTCAGTGATATCCTCATGTATCTTTATTACGCCCTCCTGAGCCTTGTGAATCATCTCTTCCGCCCTCAGCTCAGCCTCTTTCCTTATCAGCTCAGCCTCTTTCCTGGCATTGTCCTGATAGTCTTCCACCATCTTCTGTGTTGCTATGAGAGTATCTTTAAGCGTGGTCTCAATGCTCTTATAATCTTTCAACTGCTTTTCATTTCTCTTTACATCTTCCCTCAGGTTGGCATTCTCCCTCAGAAGCTCTTCCATCTCTTCCCTTACATGTTCAAGAAATGCATCGACCTCTTCGATGTCAAAGCCCCTGAACTTTGTCGCGAACTGCTTTTGCTGAATATCAAGCGGTGTTATTCTCATCCAATTCCTCCGTAATTAAATCTCATATTATTTTTAACCTTTAAGCCTCATGGCTATATCAAAAAGCGATACTATCAGAAAACGCCTGATGAACATGATAACAAGTATTATGATCATCGGTGAAAGGTCTAAACCACCCATACCACCCATATGCCTTCTTATAGGATAGAGGACAGGTTCAGTTATTCTATACAAAAACCTGACAATAGGATTATACGGGTCAGGGTTTACCCAGCTCAAAAGCGCAGAGATAATTATCGCCCACATATAGAATCCCAGCGCTATGTCAGTAACATACGCTGCGGCATAAAGAAAGTTGCCTAATATAAACACCTAACTTTTCCTCCCGAGTTCTTCTGCCCTTTTAATCGCGGCATCGATCGCAGACTGCACGATGTCACGCAAGCCGCCGTCTTCAAAGACCTTCAGCCCGGCTGCGGTCGTCCCTCCGGGAGATGTGACCATCTCTCTTAATTTTGCAGGAGCCATTCCCGTTTCAAGCTGTCTGGCTGTGCCGAGAAGGGTCTGGTTCGCAAGTGTTGCGGCATCATCTTCGCTTAACCCGTTCCTGACCCCGGCTTGTATCATCGCTTCTGTGAATAGGGCGAAGAATGCAGGGCCGCTGCCTGAAAGCGCTGTGACCGCATTCATACGCTTTTCAGGTAAAGTGATGACCTTTCCGACAGACATGAAAATCTCCCTGACAATTGATATTTCATTGCCTGAAAAACATTCGCACATTGATAATACCGTCATCCCCTCCTGAACAAGCGCAGGCGTATTGGGCATCACTCTGATCAATTTTTCAGTCTTTAGTTTTGAAGCAAGGCAATCAAGCGTGATACCGGCTGCTATCGATACAACTGTTTTTGACCCGTCAATATCTCCGGCAACCTCATTCAGCACGCCTTCCATATTCTGAGGCTTTACCGCAAGGATGATTATATTAGAGGAAGCTGCGACTTCTCTGTTTGAAGATGAAGTAGTTATCCTGTATTTCTCTTCAAGGTACTTCCTTCTCTCTTCCCTCGGCTCTGATACGATTATATCCTTCATACCGCTGGAGGCCATTCCTTTTATCAGAGCTTCAGCCATATTCCCGCCGCCTATAAACCCGATCTTCATGTTATATCCTTAATAGTTCCTTTCCCCGAAAATTGCGGTACCCACACGAACCATTGTGGCTCCTTCTTCTATGGCAACCTCAAAGTCATTTGACATGCCCATAGAGAGATGATTGATGATGAAACCTCTTGCCCTTGCCTTTTCAGCAAGCCTTCTCAGCCTTGTGAAGTATGGCCTTGCCGCTTCAGGATCGTCAAAAAAAGGAGGTATGGCCATCAGTCCGTCCAGTCTAAGATAATCCATCCCGGATACTTTCTCAAGTAATCCCATTGCTTCTTCTTCCCTGATGCCGTGTTTGGCAGTCTCATCTGAAAGCTTAACCTGAACCAGCACCCTCTGAACCTTATTCATGCTGCCTGAATATTTATTTAGTTCCTCTGCGAGTGATACAGAGCCTACCGAATGAATAAGGTCGAATAATCCGACAGCGGCCTTTGCTTTGTTCTTCTGGAGGTTGCCGATAAAATGCCATTCTACCCCCCCTACTCCCTCCCTTAACAGGGGGGGGGTAGCTCTGAACTCTGTTATCTTGCCCGCAGCTTCCTGCACCTTGCTTTCACCGAGAATGGATACTCCGGCCCTCACCGCATCCATGATACTTTGTATGTCAACGGTCTTGGAGACCGCGACAAGCTTTATCTCATCAGGAGGCCTTCCGGCTTTGATCGCGGCATTAATGATTTTCTCCTGAACGTTATGCAGGGCATCAGCAATCCCCATGGTATAGAAGATTAGCATTTTCACCCTCTATTGGCAAGGCAGGCTTCATCTGGGAACTGCGTCATATTTGCAATATACGCAGAAAGTTTTTTCATAAATACTTCATAAGAAATGTGCTATTATTTGAACATGAAAAAGAGCAGGATACTGATAGTTGAGGATGAAAAAAAGATCGCCGAGATAGTGACCGCCTATCTGGAAAAAGACGGCTTTGACGTTACAGTTGCGGAATCAGGGCTGAAGGCCATCTCTTTACTGAAAAACGGCTATGACCTCGTTATCCTCGACCTTATGCTTCCTGACATGGACGGGGAAGAGATATGCAAGACAATAAGAAAAGACTCTGACCTGCCTATCATTATGCTTACCGCTAAAAGCGAAGAGGAAGACAGGATAAAGGGGCTTGGATTAGGGGCCGATGACTATGTTGTAAAGCCTTTCAGCACCAGGGAGTTGGTAGCAAGGGTGAAGGCGCTCCTGAGAAGGGCCGGAAGAAAGAATGTCCACAGATTTAATAACGGGAACCTTATTATTGACTCTGGAAAACTTCAGGTGACAAAGGACAATGCAAATGTAGTTCTCACACCTACGGAATTCAATCTCCTCAGGTGTCTTGCTGAAAGGCCTGAACAGGTATTTACACGGCTGCAGCTTGTAAATGTAATACTTGGATATGACTATGAAGGATATGACAGGACAATAGACGCGCATATCAAGAATATCCGGCACAAGATCGAGGACGACCAGAAAAACCCCTCCTACATAAAAACGGTCCATGGTGTAGGTTATAAATTTATCGGCCTGCCAGATGAGGACTAAACTTTTTCTCGCATTCACGCTTGTGATCTTTTTAGCCATTCTCTCCAATACCGTCTTCGAGAGGCTTATCATCAGTGATTTCAATAACTTTTTAAAAGGAACTGAGGAGGACAAGGTTTATTGGATGATGTCTTCTGTTGAAGGCAGTTATATGGATAACGACTGGAATATGGCTCACCTCAGTAATTCTATCCACTGGGGCATTATGTTAGGTTTTGAAACTTATGTGGAAGATATATCGGGCAGCAAGGTCATATCTTCCACTGATGTGCTCTCCCATCTGCCGCCCAACATGTCAAGGAGAATGAACTCATTTTTCAAACTGCCTGAAGGGACAGGCGAATTCATCTGGTATCCGCTTTACGTCGAGGGAAATGAGATAGGAAAGCTGTATATAAGGCCGCTGGAAAGGGTCGGCCTGCTTCCACATAAAGAGGAGATTTTCAGGGAAAGGGGAAAGAAGTTTCTTATCCTGTCATTTTTGATCGCGGGAGTGGGCGCGTTGTTCCTGTCCGTACTGCTTACTATTACACTTTCCAGGCCCATCAGACGTTTAACAAAATCTGCCGAGGATATCGCAAAGGGTGATTTCTCTGTAAAAGCGCCATACCGGCATAAAAAAGGGCTGCTCAGATACAACGATGAGATAGACAGGCTGACCGTCACATTCAACTATATGGCAGAGGCGCTGAAAAGAGAGGACGCATTGAGAAAGCACCTCACATCCAACATAGCCCATGAGTTGAGAACCCCGCTCACGATAATCAAGGGAAACCTGGAAGCGATTGAAGACGGCGTGATCTCTGACCCCCGTACAGTTATCAAAAACATCAATTCCGAGATACAAAGGCTCATCTCTCTTGTAGAAGGGATCAAGGATGTGACAAGCGCTGAAGCCAGCTTCTTTAAAAAGGGAGAGCTTCAGGAGGCCAACCTTAAGGAGATCATATCTTCAGTTACAGATGGAATGCGCAAGCTTATAGAAGGGAAAGGGCTTTATTTAGAGGTTGAGGGGCCTTCGATGACGGTCATGACATACCCTGACAAATTTCACATTATATTAAAAAACCTGTTAACTAATGCTTACAAATATACTGATAAAGGCGGCATTACTGTAAGCTGGGATCACTGTAAAGAGGCAGGCAAGTCCGGCTTTTACCTTACAGTTGAAGACACGGGCAGCGGTATCGCAGCGGATAAGGCCTCAAAAGTATTTGAGAGATTTTACAAAGGCAGGGATTCAGACGGAAGCGGACTCGGGCTCGCTATTGTTAAAGAGCTTACTGAGGTTATCGGAGGCAAGATAGAGCTTCAAAGCAGCCCCGGCATAGGTTCGCAGTTTACCATAAAATTTATCACCGGCTGAATATTCATATTTTATTCACCAACTTCATAGTATATATATACATGAATCTCGCACGTAAAAAAATTGTAATAGTATTTGCATCTGCTATAATTCTTTTGTCAGCCTGTTTCTCTTCTGCGTTTGCCTGGCATGAGGGGAAAGAGGTGACGCCTTATGGTGATTCCTGCCGGTTATGCACTGATTACGGCACATGCGACTCGCCAATGAGCAATGAAGGAGCAAAGAGGGCTATTATTGAGTACTACCATGCAAAAGGGCTCAACGTAATGATAGAGACGAACAGGGGACGGTTCATCAAGGCAAAGATAATTAATAAAAACGATGTAGTTGATGTAATAATCTTTGACCGCCGCACCGGCAGGGTCAGGTCTATTTATTAACAATATGCTTCAGTGATCCAGCCTATAAAAAATCTTTCTGTATCCCTGCCAGCTCAGCAGATGGTTTTGCAAACAGATAGCCCTGCCCGTACTCAACACCGATATCCAGCAGCATCTCATACTCTTCCTTCGTTTCAATGCCTTCTGCAATAAGCTGAGAGTTGATATTTTTGGCAAGATTGACGATGGCCTTGACTATCTCCTGCTTAATGTAGCTTTTATGGATAAGCCGGCTGAAAGAGATATCTATCTTAAGAAATCCGGGATTCAGCTCCATGATCCTCTCCAGTCCGGAGTACCCTGTTCCCATGTCATCGCCTGCATGGACGATACCGAGGTCTGAATAATCCTTCATCGCCTCCCTGAAGAGCGCGTAATTATCGATCGCCAGTTTTTCACTTACCTCAAATACCACATTTTCAGGTTTTAACTTCAGGTCATCAAGAAGGTCCTTAAGATAGACGCCGCGGAACTCAGGATCGTGAATGGTCATGCTAAGAGTGTTAATAAATATTTTTTTGTCAGTTTCGAGATGGCGCGCGCTCTGAAGTGCTATTTTCCGGCAGAGGCTGTCCAGTTCAAAAGAGAGCCCGCATTTTGTTGCCAGAAGAAAAAGGATAAGCGGGTTATAGAACTTTGAATTTTCCGGGCCCCTTGTAAGCGCTTCATAACCCAGAATATCCAGTGTCTTAAGATTTACGATAGGCTGAAAGACGGTTGAGAGGTTGTGCTCAACTATTATTTTCTGCAGTTCATACCTGCCTGTATAATCCTGCTTCATTGCCGTGAACTCGCCCATCTTCTTGGCGTTATTCACCAGCTGCATTATAAGGCGCATGTTATTGACCATGGGGTTCTGTATCTCAAGGGCATACCCGACCGTGGGGATGGAATATTCTTTAAGGTACGGGAAGAGCAGCGTAAAGACCGCCTCTTCCAATTTTATCCTGATCCGCTCCGCTATGTTCTCAAGATGGTATAAGAGATTGGTGCTGTCCTCGCGCGGAGAAGATAGGAAGATAACGAAAGTATCAACATCATATATATCAATAATGAATATGTCGGATTTCCGAAGTTCGCCTTCCCTAAGTTCTTTAAGAGTATTGGTAAGATGGTTGAAAGTATCGAGGTAGACGTTGCTCCCGTAGAGATGCTCTATCTTTCTGAGGTCCGGGATCTGAATTGTGATACAGGAGAGATACTTATATGCGACCAGCAGTTTCTCAATATTATCATATTCCTTGATGACCGTAGGAAGCGACAGTTTGCTGTTAAAATAAAAGTTCTCGTTTATCGAGACATTTATTTTTGAATTCTTAAAACCGCCATCATTATTGCCTGACAACTCTCTACCTCCGAAGATCAATCCCAATTGAATTCAAGGAATAGCTGATTGAGATTTTATATCTATTTGTAAAATCTGTCAATAAAAAACATTTGTTCTTTTATGCATCATATCTTCATTAAATATTCATGCTTCCTTCATCCTTTCTTCAAGTGTTTAAAGTAAATTATCAGTATGAAATCTGAAGAAACCAAAAAATGGAGGTGAAGAGTATGAAAAAACTTGTAGTTGGATTGGCATTAATATCATTACTTGCTGCCGGCGCTGTAGTTTATGCCCACGGCCCTGGTTCACGAGGCGGCCACATGATGGGACAGGGCTTTAATGGCGGAGATATGATGGGCAGAGGATGCGGCGGCGGCCAGTGCGGCGGTGAGAATGAAGAAAGCCGGAAGTTCCTTGATGAGACGTATTCGCTCAGGAAAGAGATGCATGACAAGAAGTTTGAGTACCGGGAAGCGCTGCGTAACCCGGACACGACTGTAGCAACCATCACAAAACTTGAAAGAGAGATACAGAGCCTCAAAGAAACTATCCGTGAAAAAGCGCCAAAAGATTCACATATGAAGATGGGCAGGGATGGAGGCTGCCGGCATTAATTACGCTGCAAAACAATAATCTTAAGGCAGCCGGAAGGTCCCGGCTGTCTTTTTTATAACATCTAATCTAAACCAGATATACAAAGTCAACCCTTTCTTAGAATATGTTATATTGACCTTATACCATATCTTTGTTAACATTCATACCCATGAAGAAAATAATTATAACAACATTGCTTTTATTGTCCTTTTACGGCAATGCTCATTCTGCCGCTGAGGAGTTACGCGATGATAACAGTGCAGGAGTGCACGAAGAAGTGCTTCAGAACGGGCTTAAGGTCTTTGCCATAAAAGATCCTAACGCTCCCCTTGCCGTCTTCCAGATCTGGTATGATGCCGGTTCTATTAATGAACAGGTCGGCAAGACAGGGCTGAGCCATCTGCTGGAGCATATGATGTTCAAGGGCACTCCTAAATACGGCGCCAAAGTATTTTCAAAAATAATACAAAGAGCGGGAGGGGTTGACAACGCCGGCACAAGCAAGGACTTTGTCTACTATTATCAGAAGCTTGCTCCTGACAGGCTTCACCTTTCCATTGAACTTGAAGCTGACAGGATGCGGAACCTGATCATGGAGCCGGAGGAGTTTCTTTCTGAAAGAGATGTTGTTATGGAAGAGCGGAGGATGCGCTATGATGACGACCCGCAGAACCTTGTTTATGAAGAAGTGCTGTCCGCTGCATTTAAGAACCATCCTTACAGATGGCCGGTCATAGGCTGGATGGAGGACCTGAAAACAGTAACGCGGGATGATCTCTGGGCATATTACAAAACACGTTATTCTCCTAATAACGCATTTATAATCGTCGCGGGCAATATTGATGTCGTATCCATACTGGAAAAGATAAGAAAAGAATTCGGAAGCATTACGAGAGGGACTGAGATCCCGGCTATGAATATAAATGAACCTGAACAGAGGGGTGAAAGGCGGGTATATGTTAAAAAGGAAGCAGAACTCCCTTACGTCATGAGCGCGTATAAAACGCCCAACATACTTAATGATGACAGTTATGCCCTTGATGTTCTTGCAGGAGTGCTTTCAGGAGGGAAGAGCGCAAGGATATACAGAAGCCTGATCGATGAACAGCGCATAGCGCTTTCTGCAGGCGCCGGTTACAGCAACCTGGATAAATTTCCTTTCTTGTTTTATCTGTACGGCACAGCATTGCCCGGGAAGAAGATAGAGGATGTTGAAAATGCATTATATGCAGAGGTCGGGAAGATAAAAGAAGCGCCTCCTACTGAACTGGAAATAATGAAGGCAAAGAACCAGATCGAATCGGATTTCATTATGAACCAGGATTCCATCTTTTATCAGGCGATGATCCTTGCGGAATTTGAAATGCTCGGAGACTGGAGATTGAAAGACAGGTATATTGAAGGGATCAGAAAAGTCAGCCCCGAAGATGTTCAGCGGGTCGCTAAAAAATATATTGTAGAAGACCAAAGGACGGTAGGTATATTGATACCGGTAAAGCGAGAAGTGAAGAATGAGAATTGAGAAATTGCGGAAAATAATTTTTATTGCATTAATTTTGTGTGTCTCATTATTGATCATCAGCCCTTCTTCGTTTGCCCTTGATGTCAAGAGAAAGATGCTTGAGAACGGCCTGACCCTGATGATCGTTGAAAGGCATAACCTCCCTGTTGTAAAGGTTTCCGTAGGCATCAGCGCAGGCAGTCTCTATGAGCCTGAAACAAAGGCCGGGCTTGCTGACCTGGTCGCGAACATGCTGAATGAAGGGACAAAGAACAGGACTGCTCAGCAAATCAGCGGAGAGATCGAGTTTGTAGGAGGATCGGTCGGCGCATCAGGCGGTGAAGATTATATAACAGTCAGCCTTTCTGTTCTAAAGAAAGATCTAAACCTTGGCTTTGACCTTCTTTCAGATATTATCCTGAATCCGGTCTTCCCGGAAGATGAACTGAAAAAGAAGATCGAACGTACCAAGGCCGGATTAATAGCACAGGAAGAGGATCCCGGATTTATCGCATCAAGGGATTTTAAAAAGGCGATCTTTGGCAGCCATCCTTACGGCAGGCTCGCTGCAGGTTCAGCTCAGACCCTTGATCATATCACCAGAGATGATCTCATTAGTTTTCACTCCGGATATTACGCCCCAAATAATGCGGTTATGGCTGTAGTTGGCGATGTTACACCTGAAGAAGCAGAAGCTATGATTAATAAATATTTCGCACAATGGAAAAACAGGAAGATAGCCCCCCCGTCTTTGCAGAGCATTGTTATGCAGACAGAACAAAAGATAATTACCGTAGACAAAGATCTCACGCAGGCAACTATTATTCTCGGGCATCTTGGAGTCAGCAGGGACAATCCGGATTATTATGTTTTATCAGTCATGAACTATATCCTGGGTGGAGGCGGTTTTGGCTCAAGGCTTATGCAGAACATACGCGAAGATAAAGGCCTTGTCTATGACATTCACAGTTTTTTTGAACCTGATAAATACAGCGGCAGTTTCCAGGTCGGCCTGCAGACAAAAAATGAATCAGCCAATACGGCTATCGAGGAAGTATTGAGAGAGATAGAAAAGATAAGGAAGGAACCGGTTTCTGATATGGAACTCTCTGATGCGCAGTCATTTCTTACCGGCAGCTTTCCGATGAAGATCGAGACAAGCTCACGCATAGCGGGCTTCCTCGTTGCTGTTGAATACTACGGCCTCGGGCTTGATTATATTGATAATTACCCTAACTTCATAAATAGTGTAACAAAAGAAGAAGTGCTGAGAGTCGCAAATAAATATCTCCATCCTGACAATTATACCCTTGTTGTAGTTGCGAAAGAGAAAGAAGCTGCAGTAAAGAAAAGGTTCGATAAATAACCCCACGCAGATAAATACCGTATTATCAAAAGGTTGTAATAATAATTTGAAATATCTTGCATATTATGATAATTATTAAACATGAAAT
Coding sequences within:
- a CDS encoding molybdenum cofactor guanylyltransferase, which produces MSEFINNCTGVILAGGENTRMPVLKSFIEVDGKTIIKGNIQTLGKLFEKNFIVTNQPEFYAHLDTPMLGDIYDIRGPMTGIFTALLNSSTQWIFVSACDMPFINRELITYMAGMRGKHDAVVPESPFPPHPPLAKGGNYAEPLFAFYSRSLLFSMEKSLLTGKKGLKDFLTGKKVKYINSDEVNKLDAGARSFINLNTPEDVNLYLHHRIY
- a CDS encoding histidine--tRNA ligase; this encodes MKFKSLKGILDVCPPDIFIWHKIEAVSRDIFKNHGFFEIRLPIIEPTDIFTRSIGETSDIVEKEMYTFTDKGGRSVTLRPEGTAPFIRAYVEHHLYNEPAPQKYYYMGPMFRYERPQAGRQRQFYQIGAEALGVEDPKADAEIIAMLSQILEGIGLKNLNFQVNSIGCPQCRPSYIAALKDHLQGKLENFCDDCNRRFNKNPLRILDCKVPACIKEREGSPTVIDHLCAGCNEHFKDLKHYLKLLNVPHTINPDLIRGLDYYTKTAFEVTSESLGSQNAVAAGGRYDGLVKEFGGPPTPGIGFAIGMERIGQLIKDSMEAHEGPDIFICTLGREAAEAALALADQLRKKGKWIEINYEQASIRSQMKKANRIKAKNVIVIGEDELKSSIAELKAMDSGETSKVSLVAHYIIQALKK
- a CDS encoding DivIVA domain-containing protein — its product is MRITPLDIQQKQFATKFRGFDIEEVDAFLEHVREEMEELLRENANLREDVKRNEKQLKDYKSIETTLKDTLIATQKMVEDYQDNARKEAELIRKEAELRAEEMIHKAQEGVIKIHEDITDLKGVRTHFKEELRRLIESHMSMLEFDKKREEERPDEV
- a CDS encoding YggT family protein, coding for MFILGNFLYAAAYVTDIALGFYMWAIIISALLSWVNPDPYNPIVRFLYRITEPVLYPIRRHMGGMGGLDLSPMIIILVIMFIRRFLIVSLFDIAMRLKG
- the proC gene encoding pyrroline-5-carboxylate reductase codes for the protein MKIGFIGGGNMAEALIKGMASSGMKDIIVSEPREERRKYLEEKYRITTSSSNREVAASSNIIILAVKPQNMEGVLNEVAGDIDGSKTVVSIAAGITLDCLASKLKTEKLIRVMPNTPALVQEGMTVLSMCECFSGNEISIVREIFMSVGKVITLPEKRMNAVTALSGSGPAFFALFTEAMIQAGVRNGLSEDDAATLANQTLLGTARQLETGMAPAKLREMVTSPGGTTAAGLKVFEDGGLRDIVQSAIDAAIKRAEELGRKS
- a CDS encoding YggS family pyridoxal phosphate-dependent enzyme, yielding MGIADALHNVQEKIINAAIKAGRPPDEIKLVAVSKTVDIQSIMDAVRAGVSILGESKVQEAAGKITEFRATPPLLREGVGGVEWHFIGNLQKNKAKAAVGLFDLIHSVGSVSLAEELNKYSGSMNKVQRVLVQVKLSDETAKHGIREEEAMGLLEKVSGMDYLRLDGLMAIPPFFDDPEAARPYFTRLRRLAEKARARGFIINHLSMGMSNDFEVAIEEGATMVRVGTAIFGERNY
- a CDS encoding response regulator transcription factor, translating into MKKSRILIVEDEKKIAEIVTAYLEKDGFDVTVAESGLKAISLLKNGYDLVILDLMLPDMDGEEICKTIRKDSDLPIIMLTAKSEEEDRIKGLGLGADDYVVKPFSTRELVARVKALLRRAGRKNVHRFNNGNLIIDSGKLQVTKDNANVVLTPTEFNLLRCLAERPEQVFTRLQLVNVILGYDYEGYDRTIDAHIKNIRHKIEDDQKNPSYIKTVHGVGYKFIGLPDED
- a CDS encoding HAMP domain-containing histidine kinase, translating into MRTKLFLAFTLVIFLAILSNTVFERLIISDFNNFLKGTEEDKVYWMMSSVEGSYMDNDWNMAHLSNSIHWGIMLGFETYVEDISGSKVISSTDVLSHLPPNMSRRMNSFFKLPEGTGEFIWYPLYVEGNEIGKLYIRPLERVGLLPHKEEIFRERGKKFLILSFLIAGVGALFLSVLLTITLSRPIRRLTKSAEDIAKGDFSVKAPYRHKKGLLRYNDEIDRLTVTFNYMAEALKREDALRKHLTSNIAHELRTPLTIIKGNLEAIEDGVISDPRTVIKNINSEIQRLISLVEGIKDVTSAEASFFKKGELQEANLKEIISSVTDGMRKLIEGKGLYLEVEGPSMTVMTYPDKFHIILKNLLTNAYKYTDKGGITVSWDHCKEAGKSGFYLTVEDTGSGIAADKASKVFERFYKGRDSDGSGLGLAIVKELTEVIGGKIELQSSPGIGSQFTIKFITG
- a CDS encoding EAL domain-containing protein, encoding MSGNNDGGFKNSKINVSINENFYFNSKLSLPTVIKEYDNIEKLLVAYKYLSCITIQIPDLRKIEHLYGSNVYLDTFNHLTNTLKELREGELRKSDIFIIDIYDVDTFVIFLSSPREDSTNLLYHLENIAERIRIKLEEAVFTLLFPYLKEYSIPTVGYALEIQNPMVNNMRLIMQLVNNAKKMGEFTAMKQDYTGRYELQKIIVEHNLSTVFQPIVNLKTLDILGYEALTRGPENSKFYNPLILFLLATKCGLSFELDSLCRKIALQSARHLETDKKIFINTLSMTIHDPEFRGVYLKDLLDDLKLKPENVVFEVSEKLAIDNYALFREAMKDYSDLGIVHAGDDMGTGYSGLERIMELNPGFLKIDISFSRLIHKSYIKQEIVKAIVNLAKNINSQLIAEGIETKEEYEMLLDIGVEYGQGYLFAKPSAELAGIQKDFL
- a CDS encoding insulinase family protein, which codes for MKKIIITTLLLLSFYGNAHSAAEELRDDNSAGVHEEVLQNGLKVFAIKDPNAPLAVFQIWYDAGSINEQVGKTGLSHLLEHMMFKGTPKYGAKVFSKIIQRAGGVDNAGTSKDFVYYYQKLAPDRLHLSIELEADRMRNLIMEPEEFLSERDVVMEERRMRYDDDPQNLVYEEVLSAAFKNHPYRWPVIGWMEDLKTVTRDDLWAYYKTRYSPNNAFIIVAGNIDVVSILEKIRKEFGSITRGTEIPAMNINEPEQRGERRVYVKKEAELPYVMSAYKTPNILNDDSYALDVLAGVLSGGKSARIYRSLIDEQRIALSAGAGYSNLDKFPFLFYLYGTALPGKKIEDVENALYAEVGKIKEAPPTELEIMKAKNQIESDFIMNQDSIFYQAMILAEFEMLGDWRLKDRYIEGIRKVSPEDVQRVAKKYIVEDQRTVGILIPVKREVKNEN
- a CDS encoding insulinase family protein; the protein is MRKIIFIALILCVSLLIISPSSFALDVKRKMLENGLTLMIVERHNLPVVKVSVGISAGSLYEPETKAGLADLVANMLNEGTKNRTAQQISGEIEFVGGSVGASGGEDYITVSLSVLKKDLNLGFDLLSDIILNPVFPEDELKKKIERTKAGLIAQEEDPGFIASRDFKKAIFGSHPYGRLAAGSAQTLDHITRDDLISFHSGYYAPNNAVMAVVGDVTPEEAEAMINKYFAQWKNRKIAPPSLQSIVMQTEQKIITVDKDLTQATIILGHLGVSRDNPDYYVLSVMNYILGGGGFGSRLMQNIREDKGLVYDIHSFFEPDKYSGSFQVGLQTKNESANTAIEEVLREIEKIRKEPVSDMELSDAQSFLTGSFPMKIETSSRIAGFLVAVEYYGLGLDYIDNYPNFINSVTKEEVLRVANKYLHPDNYTLVVVAKEKEAAVKKRFDK